In Micromonospora cremea, the genomic window CGGCGGTGCTCGTGCTCAACCCCGACGTCCGGCTCCGGCCGGGCTGCGTCGAGACCCTGCTGGCCGCCCTCGGCACGAACGGCACCGGCATCGCGGTGCCGCACATCGTGGATGATGCAGGCGCGCTCATCCCGACCCTGCGCCGCGAACCCACCATCCTCCGTGCCCTCGGGGACGCCATTCTCGGGGCCCGGAGAGCCGGCCGTTACGCCGTGATCGGCGAGGTGGTGACCGACGATCGCCGGTACGCCCGGGAGTCGGTCACCGACTGGGCCGAGGGTTCCACGCTGCTGATCAGTCGAGAGTGTTGGCAGCGATGTGGCCCCTGGGACGAGTCCTTCTTCCTCTACTCAGAGGAGACCGACTTCGCCCTGCGGGCCCGGGACGCGGGTCTCGTTACGCGCTTTGTACCCGGTGCCCACGCCGTGCACCTGGAGGGTGACTCCCGGCACTCACCGAAGCTGTGGGCGCTGCTCACCCTCAATCGGGTACGCCTCTACCGCCGCCGGCACGGCCTGGCGTGTACCGCGGCCTACTGGTTCGTGCTCCTGGCTCGTGAGGGCAGCCGCGCCCTGCTCGGCCGGCAGACCAGCCGGGCAGCAGTGCGGGACCTGCTCAGGCCCGCGAAGATCCGGGAGGTGCCGGGGCCGGCGACCGTGCACTCCGCCAGGTGAGCCAGCTACCGCCAGCGCTTGGCCACACTCACCAGCTCGCCCCGGATTCGTCGGGGCCAGCCTCGGCTGGCCTCGACGGCAGCCCGCAGGGTGGCGGGCGTGTCGTCGCGGCGGACGCTGAACCTCGGCTGGAGCCACGCCGTTCGCTTGGCCGGCCGGCGGTCACTGGTGAAGACTGCGGTGTAGCCCAGCCGCCGGAGCTCGCCGAGCGCCCTGCGGTCGTACTGCCCAAGCGGGCAGGCGGCCGTCGTGACGTCCTGCTGGACCACCTCGACGAGACGGTACCGGGCCGCGACGAGCTCGTCGTACGTGGTCTGCTCGTCCATTCCGCGCCACGAGCGGTGGTGCATTCCGTGCGTGCCGATCGTCATGCCGTGACCCTGCAGTTCCCGTACGTCGTCTGCGTCCAGGCTGCCGGCCGTCCCGAGGCGCCCCGCCAGGACGAAGAACTCGGCCGACAGGCCGCGGGTGGTGAGCCCGGGCAGACCGATCCGCACGTCGGAGAGGTTGCCGTCGTCGAAGCTGATCCGCGCCGCCGGCCAGCTGAGCAGGTCGTCCAGGATGGCGTGGAACTGGTCCGGCCGGATCCAGTAGCGCTCCTCGCCGGGCTCGAGGTCCCGGCGCGGCTCGCCGATGCCGTGGAAGCAGATGTTGACGGTGGTGCCGGTCGGCACGTGCCTACCGTCGGACTCGGGCATGCGCCTCTTCCTGTCGGGACGAGTCGTCGCGCCCCCAACCGGCCGCGCCTTCAGCGTGGCTCCGGGCGGACAGCGCGGCGAGGACCGTGATCGCCACATAGCAGAGCGCCGCCGGGGCGAGCCAGGGCCGGGGGAGGACCACGTCACGGAGCCAGGAGAGGCGGGCCGCGGGGTGGACGCGCGCCCCGACCTGGCCCTGGCCGGCGGCGGCACGCATGGCCGAGTTGCCTCTGCGGACCCGGCTTAGCCGGCGCACCAGGTCCCCGGTGCGCCGCGGGGTCGCCACCCGTGAGCTCACCGTGTCGACCTGCCGTTTCTCGGCCGCCCCGAACAAGGAGTCGAGGAAGAGGTCGTCGGCCACGAGCGCCGGGAACCGGTCAAAGCGATGCCGACCGGCCTCGGACAGTCCGATCACGCCGCGCCCGAAGAGACCGTCCCGGAAGACCGGCAGACGGCGGTGGACGCTGAAGTAGGCGCGCACCAGTATCGGCCGGCCGGTCAGGTCGAGCTCCCGGCGGACCGTCGCGGCCAGGTGCGGTCCGTCAAGCGCCGCGGCGACGGCCCGTACCCCCTGTGTGGAGAGCACGATGTCGGCGTCGAGATAGATGCGCGGGAATCCGCGCGTGGCCTCGTCCCCCGCGTTCAGGGCGGCCGGCTTGCCGGCCTCGGCGAGTTCGACGACCCGTACCCCCGGTCGCTCGGCGGCGACGGCGGCGGTCTCATCGGTGCAGCCGTTGGCGACGACGGTGACCTCGAACTCGCCGGGCGCGGCCTCGGCCAGCAGGGCATCGAGGCAGCGGCCGATGACGGCGCGCTCGTTGTGGGCGGCGATGACGATGCTGGTCACCGCGCCGTTACCCGGTCCTCGGTCGCCGCCGACGGGTGGTGCTCGGCCGGCGCCGCGTCGCCCGCCCGCGTGGCCGGTCCGGCGACCGCGCCGGCGGGGGAGACGGGCGTGGCAACGCCGTCGGGGAGTCGCTTGGCGAGGAGCCGGCGCCACACCGCGACGTAGGCGTCGGCCTGGTGCTCCCAGGCGAGGGTCTCCCGGAAGCGGGCCAGCCCGACGGCCCGCATCTGCGCCCGGCGAGCCGGATCGTCCAGCAGTTCGTCGATGGCCTCGGCGAACTCCTCCGGTGCACCGGAGGGGACGTAGGCGCCGGCCTCACCCACGCTGCGACGGGTCTCGAGGAGGTCCACCGCCACGACCGGCACACCACGGCCGAGGTACTCGACGGTCTTGGCCATGGTGGACAGTTCGTTCATCCGGGTCGGCAGGTCGGGCTGGATCGCGACCGTCGCGGTGCGCAGCAGTTCGTCGACGGCCACGCCGTCGAGCCAACCGGTGAACTCCACGACGTCCGTCAGGCCCCGGTCCGTGGCGAGCCTGGTCAGCGCCGGCATGCTCTCGCCGTCGCCGGCGAGCACCATGCGCCAGCCGGTACGCCCGCGGCGACGGATCAACTGCTCGGCGGTCAGCACGGCTCCCTCTACATTGTCCTGTGGTCCGAAGACACCGAGATAGACCACCTTCTGGTCGGCCTGGCGGCCATCCGCCGGGTCGGTGGTTTCGCCCGGCTCGGCGACCTCCCCCCGGGTCGGACCGTTGCGGACCACCGTCACCCGTGCCGGCGAGACGCCACGCCGTACGGCGTTGTCCCTGAACGACTCGTTGGTGGCCACGACCTCGGTGGCCGTATGCAGGGTCAGCCACTCGAAGGCCCGGAGAACCCGGAAGGCCCACTTGTTCGGGGTGCCGACGCGGGACGCGTAGACCTCGGGGCATAGGTCGTGGTGGTCGAAGACCCAAGGGCGGCCCAGGGCCCGCAGCAGCAGCGCCAGCGGCCAGTAGACATCGGGCGGGTTGCACACCTGCACCGCGTGCGCCCGTCCACCGAGCACCTCGGCCAGCAGGCGGACGGCGATCCAGAGGAACGACCAGGCGAATTCGACGCCGTACGAAAGTACCCCGTGGCCGTAGACAAAGGTTGGATAGGGGCGTAGCCGAGTGTTCCGACTGCCCGGCAAAGTGCGCAGGCTTTTGTCGCCACGTGGCGCGATGACGGTGACGTCGAAGCCATTTGCCTCGAGGCTCAGGCATTCCCTGATGACTCGGCGATCGCGTTCGGCGGGAAGGTTGGCCACGAGGATGGTGATGTGGGGCCGGGAATTGATCACGTCCGGGTCACCTCGGTTCACGTTCGAGCTGATTCCCTGCGTACGCTCCCCGCCGCTGATTGAGTAAACAATCAACCGTTGGGTCGCCCGGCGTGTCGGGATGTTTACAGAGGACTCACCGAATGTGCCCGTTTCCTGGCCCTGACCTGCGGCAACGTCGGCAACTCTGATGCGGACGATCGGTCACCGGGTCACGTTCACCGATCGGCGCGTGCCGCGGCGGCGGAAAAATTCGTCGGTCCAGAGGGTCACCGCCAGGGTCGCGATGACGCCGAGCAGCCCGGCGCCGACCAGGGCCCGTGACGGCGAGTGGGGCTGCAACGTCGCGCTCGGCGGGACGAGGACGGCGGTGGTGATACGCAGTTGCCGAGCCACCTTCCACCGGTCCTGCAAGCTCTTGAGCTCCTGCTCGAAGGCGTCCCTGAGGACGGCGAGCGCGCGTAGCCCACTCTCCTCGTCGGATGCGATCGTCGTCATGGTCATCGAGCCGATCACGTACCGGGGCTCCTGGTTGGTGCCGGTGTTGCGGGGCTGGAAGGCGTACGGACCGGTCACTCCCGCCGTCCGCAGGCGCGCCTTCGCGTCGGGCGTGCTCAGCCGCTCCGCCACCGCCGCTCCGGTGATCGAAATGGACGGGTAGAGCCCGGTCATCGGGTTGGGCGCGTAGGGCGAGACCGGCGGCTGCATCACGACGACCTCGGAGGCGAGGTAACGCGGCGTGACCTGGGGCGCGCCCAGGCCGGCCAGCGCGGTGACCACCAGGCCGGTGGCGGCGAGATACCACCGCCGACGCAGCGTCGCCAAGACATCAGACATATACACGCCCTTCGGGTCCTTTCTGGTCCGCTCGCCGCTTATGCTGTGTGACGACTCAGGCGTGGAGGATGCCACGGGGCATGGACGAATGCAGCAAGCAACTCGACCGGATCGGCGGTAGCCGTCGTGCCTCCGGTCTGTATAGCTTGACTTCGACCTTCGGCGCGGAACCGTCCCCGGTGTCGAGGAATGCTCTTTCAATTACCGACGACTGACGTCCTAGAGAAGTTGGAGGGGCGTCGTGGACCTAGGCGAGATCCTCTCGGTGGCTCGCGCCCGCTGGTACATCCTCCTGCCAATGATGGTCCTGGCGGTCGGGCTCGGCATTGCCGCCTTCGTGCTGGTGCCGACCTCGTACCAGTCGACCACCACCGTCAGCCTGCTCAGCTCGCCGGTCGCGACCGATGCAGCCACGCCGGGCGAGCACAACGACAACCCGTTCCTCAACTTCAACGGTTCCCTGGTAGCCACCGCCGACTTCCTCGGTCGCAGCCTCCAGTCCACCGATGCCCAGGCGGAGCTACTTAAGATGGGGGTGACCGAGGACTTCGAGGTCGGGCTGGCTGAGGGCGCGCAGGGACCCTTCCTGACCTTCACCGTCACCGGCACGGACCAGGCCCATCTGCTTGCCTCGACCGCGACGATCGCGCGGTACGCCGAGGCCAAGCTGGCGAAGATCCAGTCGAAGAACGACGTCAAGGAGCGGGACATGGTCCGGATGACCGAGATCATCCCGCCGCAGAAGCCCGAGCCGCAGCTCAAGGACAAGCTCAAGTTGGTGATCGCGGCCGGTGGCGGCACCGCCGCGTTCGCCCTGCTGCTGACGTTCGTGGTGGAGAGCCTGGCGCGGTCCCGCCAGCGACGTCAGGAGCTGGCCACCGCTGCCGCCGCGCCCGCCCCGGTCGCTGCCGGCGGCTCCGCCAACGTGCCCGGCCGACCGGCCCCGGCCCGGCGCCCGCAGCCGCCGCCGAACCCGGAGCGGGACGACCGTGCCGTCCTGGGAAAGCCCGCGGTGGTCACGAACGGCGTCGAGGGTCGCGGCAGTCGCGGCGGAGCCGAGGAGACGGTGATCCTCAGCGTGCGGCCCGGGACGGGTCCGGCTCCGCGGCAGGAGAGCGGGGCGTGGAAAGCCTCGCCGTCGGGGGCGCCGTCCACCACGTACCGGTCCTCTGAGAGGTCCCACCACAGAGGCCAGAATGTCGACCGACGTAACGGAAGCTAGCCTTCCCCCCGCGGTCCCGGCGCTGCGGCGAGCCAGCCGGGTCTATCTCTCCCAGCAGCGCATCGCCAGCCTCGGACCCCATTCACTGCTGACCTTCTACGTCGTTTTCCTGATGCTCGTGCCGTCCCGGTTGGTCTTCCCGGGCATCGGGGCAACCGGGACGGTGGCGAGTCTGTTCGTTCTCGTCGGCCTGGTGTGGTTTCTGGCCAGTTGGCTGATGCGGCGGGCTCGGCCGGCGCCGTTCACCCGGGCGCCGCGGCTCGCTCTCTTCGGCGTCGCGGTGGCCGTGCTGCTCAGCTACGTCGCCGCCGCCCGACGGGACGCGGAGCCGCTGGAGGTGAGCGCGGCCGACCGGGGGCTGATCCAGCTCCTGGTGTGGACGTCCATAGTGCTTCTCGCCACGTCGGTCCGGAACTACGACCACCTCGACCGGCTCTTGCGGGTCTTCGTGCGGTGCTGCACCGTCATCGCGGTCGTCGCCCTGGGCGAGTTCGTGCTGGGGACGAGCCTGACCGCCTGGATCCAGATCCCGGGGATGTCGAGCGGCGCCCAGGAACTGGTCACCAGGGGTGCCTTCGTCCGGCCCACCGCGACCGCCGCGAACACCCTGGAACTCGCCGCCGTCATGGCCCTGGCGCTGCCGTTCGCCCTCCAGCAGGCGTTCCACGGCGGTGAGCGCAAGGCAATGCGCCGCTGGTTGCCGGTCGTGCTGATCGCGATGGGCGCCATCACCACCGTCTCCCGGACCTCCGTGGTGGGTCTGGGCGTGGTGCTGCTCGTGCTCCTGCCGACCTGGAACGCGCGGCGGATCGGGTGGACGTTCGCCACCGTGCTGCCGTCGCTGGCCGTGGCGAGGCTGGCGCTGCCGGGCCTCTTCGTGACGATCATGGGCCTTTTCACCGCGATGTTGAACGGCGGCGACAACAGCACCCAGTCCCGCACCGCGACGAGCGCGAGCGTCAACGCCTACATCGTCGAGCGGCTCTGGACGGGCCGGGGCTTCGGCACCTTCCTGCCGCTGATGTACCGCTACACCGACAACCAGTATCTGCTTGCCTTGTTGGAGATGGGCGTCGTCGGCGTGGTGAGCATCGTCCTCGTCTATGTCACCACGCTGCACTGTGGCGGCGCCGGCCGGCGGCGGTTCACCGATCCGGCCCGCCGGGAGACCGGCCAGGCCTTCGTAGCTGTCGGATTCGTGATGCTGGTGGTGACCTTCACCTTCGACACGCTTAGCTTTCCAATGGTGGCCGGGACGTCGTTCCTGTTTCTCGGTCTTTCGGGCGCGTACCTCGGCATCGCCCGCTCCGAGGAGCTCCAGAGGGGAGATCCGGCTCTGTGACGGACCTGAACCAGAAGGTCGCCGCGGCGGCCCGATGGAGCATGATCAACACCGTCATACGTCGAGTGGGCACGTTCGCCACGGGTGTCGTGCTGGCGCGGCTGTTCTTCGGGCCGTACGAGTGGGGGCTGTACGCCGTCGGGTTGCTGGTCCTGGCGATGCTGCTCTCCCTGAACGAGATGGGCGTCAGCCTGGCCCTCGTGCGCTGGGACGGCGACATCAAGCGGTTCGCGCCGACCGTCCTGACGCTGTCGACCCTCTCCAGCAGCGCCTTCTATCTCGTGCTCTTCGTCACGGCGCCGGCGGTGGCGCGCCTGCTGGGGTCGCCAGAGGCGACGGAAATGCTGCGGCTGCTCTGCCTCACCGTGGTCATCGACGGCATCGCCTGCGTGCCGATTGGCAAGCTGAACCGGGAGTTCCAGCAGTTCCGGCGCACCGTTGTCGACGTCGCCAACTTCCTCGTGAACACCGCCGTCACGATCGCCCTGGCCGCCGCCGGGATGGGGGCGATGGCCTTCGCGTGGGGCTCGCTCGCGGGCAACATCGTGGCGCTGGTCGGGTTCGCGCTCTGTGCCCCCGACATGCTTCGGTTCGGCTGGGACCGGACGCAGGCCGCCCGGTTGCTGCGGTTCGGGCTTCCCCTGGCGTCGGCGAGTCTGCTCACTCTCGGCATCGTCAACGTCGACTCGGTCGTCGTCAGCTCGGTGCTCGGTCCGGCCGCGCTCGGTCTGTACGCGATGGCCTTTAACATGTCGAGCTGGCCGGTCCGGATCGTGTCGGACACCGTGCGCCGGGTGTCGTACGCCGGTTTCTCCCGCCTAGCGGATTCGCCGGAGGCGTTCGCCGCCGGCTTCCAGCGGGCGCTGGCCGTGGTGCTGGCCGCCGCTGTGCCCTGCTGCGTGCTGCTGGGGGTGCTCGCCGACCCGGTCATCCGCCTGGTGTACGGCGACCATTGGGCCGGGGCGGCGGTGGCCCTGCAGTTCCTGGTGGGGCTGGGCCTGATCCGGGTCGCCGTCGACCTGGCGTACGACTGCCTGGCCACCCGGGTGCGCAAGACCCTGATGCTGATGCAGGCCTGGTGGCTGTTCAGCCTGACTCCGGTGCTCCTGTTGTTCGCCCACCGGTTCGGCATCGCGGGCGTGGCCGCCGGGCAGGTGGTGGTGGCCGGTCTGCTCGTCGCACCGGTCTTCGTCGTGGTGCTGTCCCGGTTGGGCATCCGGCCCGCGCTGATGCTGCGCGCCTGCGTCCGGCCGGCGCTCGGCGGGGTGGCAGTGGGCGTCCTGGCCTGGGGGTTGCACCTCGTCCTCGGCGGCGGCTTCCTTTCGCTGGCAATCATCGGGCTGGCCGCAGTGGCGGTCTATCTGCCCTTCGTCCGGCCGCTGCTGCGCAGCGGCCGGACGGACCGGTCGCAAACGGACCACGAGGCGGAGCCTGACGGTGATAAGCCGTTGGCGACGGCCGCACAGAGCTGAGTGGAGACTCATAGATGAGTTGGGTGAAGCGGCGCTTGCGCGCGACCTTCGGCTGGCTGCCTCTCGAGGAGCTGCGCAACAAGGTGCTGCTCGGGCACACCGCGGTAGGGCTCTACCGGTTCGAACGGTCCGAGATCGCCCGGTTGCTGGCCACGCTGCCCGGCGGCGTCAAGCCCCGTGCCCTGGTGGCGACGATCGTGTTGACCTACAAACGGCCGGACGGATTGCGGCGGGCGGTGGAGTCGGTGCTGGCCCAGACCGTGACCGACCACGTCGTCATCGTGATCGACGACGGCGGCGGCCAGATCCCCGAGCTGCCCACCGACCCCCGCCTGCACGTGGTCAGCCTGCGCCGCAACATCAACGTGCTGGGGATCAGCCGCAACATCGGGATGGGCCTGGCGGATTCCCGGTTCGTGGCGTTCCTCGACGACGACAACGCCTGGCATCCGCATCACCTGCAGACCGCGCTCACCCGGCTGCAGGACGACGACCCGTCGCGCCCACGGCCGGACGGGGTCTACACCGCGATGCGCCGGGTGACGCCGGACGGGCTCCAGCGCGACATCCTCTCCGTGGCGTTCGACCGCAAGCTCGCCTGGGAGAGGTGCTTCCTGGATTCCAACCCCTTCGTGGCGAGGCGGTCGTCGGACCTGGTGTTCAGCCGGCTGCGCCGCAGTTCCACGGTGGCGCCGAAGGAGGACTGGGAGCTGATCTACCGGTTCAGCCGGCGCCACCGGGTGGAGCACATCCCCGAGCCGACGGTCGACTACGTGATCAACCCGAATAGCTACTGGACGACCTGGGAACGGATGTAGGTCGGGCGGGACCGGAAGGAGGTCGGGTGTCGATGCCCGGGAAGAGGCGTAGCACCGGCAGGCGATGGCCGGTCCTGGCGGCGGCCGGCGCGCTCCTGGTCGGGGCCGCCGT contains:
- a CDS encoding glycosyltransferase, which translates into the protein MSVTEVRVAVVVVTYNSERLLPDLLAALGPGLGALSWHLTVADNASADGTVAALRRLAPEATVVEMGRNAGYAAGINAAVAVAPPHAAVLVLNPDVRLRPGCVETLLAALGTNGTGIAVPHIVDDAGALIPTLRREPTILRALGDAILGARRAGRYAVIGEVVTDDRRYARESVTDWAEGSTLLISRECWQRCGPWDESFFLYSEETDFALRARDAGLVTRFVPGAHAVHLEGDSRHSPKLWALLTLNRVRLYRRRHGLACTAAYWFVLLAREGSRALLGRQTSRAAVRDLLRPAKIREVPGPATVHSAR
- a CDS encoding polysaccharide deacetylase family protein, which produces MPESDGRHVPTGTTVNICFHGIGEPRRDLEPGEERYWIRPDQFHAILDDLLSWPAARISFDDGNLSDVRIGLPGLTTRGLSAEFFVLAGRLGTAGSLDADDVRELQGHGMTIGTHGMHHRSWRGMDEQTTYDELVAARYRLVEVVQQDVTTAACPLGQYDRRALGELRRLGYTAVFTSDRRPAKRTAWLQPRFSVRRDDTPATLRAAVEASRGWPRRIRGELVSVAKRWR
- a CDS encoding glycosyltransferase — protein: MTSIVIAAHNERAVIGRCLDALLAEAAPGEFEVTVVANGCTDETAAVAAERPGVRVVELAEAGKPAALNAGDEATRGFPRIYLDADIVLSTQGVRAVAAALDGPHLAATVRRELDLTGRPILVRAYFSVHRRLPVFRDGLFGRGVIGLSEAGRHRFDRFPALVADDLFLDSLFGAAEKRQVDTVSSRVATPRRTGDLVRRLSRVRRGNSAMRAAAGQGQVGARVHPAARLSWLRDVVLPRPWLAPAALCYVAITVLAALSARSHAEGAAGWGRDDSSRQEEAHARVRR
- a CDS encoding glycosyltransferase family 4 protein, producing MINSRPHITILVANLPAERDRRVIRECLSLEANGFDVTVIAPRGDKSLRTLPGSRNTRLRPYPTFVYGHGVLSYGVEFAWSFLWIAVRLLAEVLGGRAHAVQVCNPPDVYWPLALLLRALGRPWVFDHHDLCPEVYASRVGTPNKWAFRVLRAFEWLTLHTATEVVATNESFRDNAVRRGVSPARVTVVRNGPTRGEVAEPGETTDPADGRQADQKVVYLGVFGPQDNVEGAVLTAEQLIRRRGRTGWRMVLAGDGESMPALTRLATDRGLTDVVEFTGWLDGVAVDELLRTATVAIQPDLPTRMNELSTMAKTVEYLGRGVPVVAVDLLETRRSVGEAGAYVPSGAPEEFAEAIDELLDDPARRAQMRAVGLARFRETLAWEHQADAYVAVWRRLLAKRLPDGVATPVSPAGAVAGPATRAGDAAPAEHHPSAATEDRVTAR
- a CDS encoding O-antigen ligase family protein, whose product is MSTDVTEASLPPAVPALRRASRVYLSQQRIASLGPHSLLTFYVVFLMLVPSRLVFPGIGATGTVASLFVLVGLVWFLASWLMRRARPAPFTRAPRLALFGVAVAVLLSYVAAARRDAEPLEVSAADRGLIQLLVWTSIVLLATSVRNYDHLDRLLRVFVRCCTVIAVVALGEFVLGTSLTAWIQIPGMSSGAQELVTRGAFVRPTATAANTLELAAVMALALPFALQQAFHGGERKAMRRWLPVVLIAMGAITTVSRTSVVGLGVVLLVLLPTWNARRIGWTFATVLPSLAVARLALPGLFVTIMGLFTAMLNGGDNSTQSRTATSASVNAYIVERLWTGRGFGTFLPLMYRYTDNQYLLALLEMGVVGVVSIVLVYVTTLHCGGAGRRRFTDPARRETGQAFVAVGFVMLVVTFTFDTLSFPMVAGTSFLFLGLSGAYLGIARSEELQRGDPAL
- a CDS encoding oligosaccharide flippase family protein produces the protein MTDLNQKVAAAARWSMINTVIRRVGTFATGVVLARLFFGPYEWGLYAVGLLVLAMLLSLNEMGVSLALVRWDGDIKRFAPTVLTLSTLSSSAFYLVLFVTAPAVARLLGSPEATEMLRLLCLTVVIDGIACVPIGKLNREFQQFRRTVVDVANFLVNTAVTIALAAAGMGAMAFAWGSLAGNIVALVGFALCAPDMLRFGWDRTQAARLLRFGLPLASASLLTLGIVNVDSVVVSSVLGPAALGLYAMAFNMSSWPVRIVSDTVRRVSYAGFSRLADSPEAFAAGFQRALAVVLAAAVPCCVLLGVLADPVIRLVYGDHWAGAAVALQFLVGLGLIRVAVDLAYDCLATRVRKTLMLMQAWWLFSLTPVLLLFAHRFGIAGVAAGQVVVAGLLVAPVFVVVLSRLGIRPALMLRACVRPALGGVAVGVLAWGLHLVLGGGFLSLAIIGLAAVAVYLPFVRPLLRSGRTDRSQTDHEAEPDGDKPLATAAQS
- a CDS encoding glycosyltransferase family 2 protein; protein product: MSWVKRRLRATFGWLPLEELRNKVLLGHTAVGLYRFERSEIARLLATLPGGVKPRALVATIVLTYKRPDGLRRAVESVLAQTVTDHVVIVIDDGGGQIPELPTDPRLHVVSLRRNINVLGISRNIGMGLADSRFVAFLDDDNAWHPHHLQTALTRLQDDDPSRPRPDGVYTAMRRVTPDGLQRDILSVAFDRKLAWERCFLDSNPFVARRSSDLVFSRLRRSSTVAPKEDWELIYRFSRRHRVEHIPEPTVDYVINPNSYWTTWERM